The Stenotrophomonas sp. ASS1 genome segment GGTCAGCGTGTTCTCGCGCATCAGGCGGCGCGAGAACTCGTCATGGCGCATGCGGCGCGGGCGGTAAAGCGGGTGGGACATGGCAGGCTCCGAGGAGTGGCTATTGCAACAGGTAGCCCTGCGGCAGCAGGGGTTCGGGCAATGGGCGTTCGCCGAGCGCGTCGAGCTGGTCGATCTCGATCGTGCGCACCAGCGCGTCCAGCGGCAGGTCGTTCGGCTCCAGGCCGAACGGGTCTTCCATTTCTTCGCCCAGCTGGTCCAGGCCGAAGAAGGCATAGGCCAGCACCGCCGACAGCACCGGCGTGCCCCAGCCCAGCGAACTGGCCAGGCCGAACGGCAGCAGCACGCAGAACATCCACGCGCAGCGGTGCAGCAGCAGGGTGTAGGCGAACGGCAGCGGCGTGGTGAGGATGCGCTCGCAGCCGGCCTGGATCGACGACATTGCGTGCAGGCGCTCTTCCAGCTGGGTGTAGAGGATCGGGTCGAGTTCACCGGCGCGCAGGGCCTGGGCCAGTTCCGCAGCGATCATCGAGAGCAGCGCGTCGGGCACGTTCTCGCGCAGCCCGAGTTGTTCGCGCTGGCGCTTGTCCAGCCACGGCAGGGCCATCAGCGCCACGATGCGCCCGCGCAGGCGACCGGCCAGTGCATGGGCGAAGGCGGTGGTGAGGTAGGCGATGCGGCGGCGGCGGCCGGTGTCATCGGCCAGCAGCAGGTTCACCTGGCGGGCCAGCGAGCGCGATTCGTAGACCAGCTGGCCCCACAGCTTGCGGCCTTCCCACCAGCGCTCGTAGCAGGCGCTGTTGCGGAAGCTGAGGAAGATCGACAGGACCAGGCCGAGCAGGGTGAACGGCGTGACGGAAACGCGTTCGATGCCGGTGGGCGGCGCCAGTTCCACCACCGCAGCCACGGCAATGGACAGGATCAGGATGGCCAGCACCTTGGGCGCGATCGCTTTGACGATCGAACCGCGCAGGATGTAAAGCAGTTGCCAGCCGTGGGGACGGGGTCGGATGATCATGGGGCAGCCGCGCCGGGCGCGGATTCACAGGCACGCGGGGGGCTCGCGCAGGCATTCATTGTACGCCCCTGCCCGGCCATGGACCGTGCGCCTGCGACGCCCTGTCGCACCCGGCTGTGGGCTCAGATCACGCCGCCCCCTAGGCCGAGGCGGAGGATGCCCACCACCACCACGATGCCGTTCAGCACCAGCCCGGCCCAGGCCCGGCCACGCTTGCTCGGGTGGGTGAACAGGATGCCGAGCGCGGCGATGACCGCGCCCACCGCAGCGAACGGGATCAGGAACCAGTTGCCCCAGCCCAGCAGTGGAATCAGCGCCAGGATCATCCACAACAGCGCCAGTACGCCCCACAACAGACTGATCACACCCATGCCGCTCTCCCGCAGTTGGTTCCTGCCCCAACCATAGACGTTCCCGCTGCCGCCGCCTACTGCCATTGGCGGGGCTGTCACCCCCGCCGTGCTAGCGTGCTGCCGTGCGTGCTCTGGCCCGGGTGTTGGCGCCGATTCAGAGTGGCCCGCCGATGATCGCAACCAGTCCTACAGGGGTCGTGCCATGAACATCCGTTGGGCCGCGTTGGCGGCCATCCTGCTGGTCGCCGCCGGCTGTGCCAGTACCTCCAAGGTGATGCTGGGCCGCGCCCGCGCACCGATCGATCCGGCGCTGGTGCAGATCTATTCGACGCCACCGGCCGGTTCCCAGGAAATCGCCCAGCTGGAATCGGCGTCCGCCGTCGGCTTCGGCACCCAGGGCCAGACCGATGCCGCCGTGGCACGCCTGAAGCGCGAGGCCGCCGCGCTCGGCGCCAATGGCGTGGTGTTGATGGGCGTGGGCAGCAGTGGCTCGCCGGTAGGCATGTCGGTCGGCGCCGGCACGTTCGGCTCGCACGTCGGTGGCGGCGTC includes the following:
- a CDS encoding bestrophin family ion channel, coding for MIIRPRPHGWQLLYILRGSIVKAIAPKVLAILILSIAVAAVVELAPPTGIERVSVTPFTLLGLVLSIFLSFRNSACYERWWEGRKLWGQLVYESRSLARQVNLLLADDTGRRRRIAYLTTAFAHALAGRLRGRIVALMALPWLDKRQREQLGLRENVPDALLSMIAAELAQALRAGELDPILYTQLEERLHAMSSIQAGCERILTTPLPFAYTLLLHRCAWMFCVLLPFGLASSLGWGTPVLSAVLAYAFFGLDQLGEEMEDPFGLEPNDLPLDALVRTIEIDQLDALGERPLPEPLLPQGYLLQ